In Streptomyces sp. NBC_01551, one DNA window encodes the following:
- a CDS encoding alanine racemase: protein MFLDTVLRRNPALVEAAAALHGSGAIPPDTYVLDLDAVEANAAVLAAGARRHGLALWCVTKQFGRNPELIRAVARHLPAFAAIDPAEARALRAAGVRAGNLGHLVQIPRRALPELLAWRPEAVTVFDLDNARAVSDAARALGFVQDVLVRLEAAEGTGFPGQEGGVAPEGLEECAGRLERLPGIRIAGVTAFPCVVCDTASGVPRPTANLARAVAARGALAARGHAGLKLSAPGATSVAALPLLAANGATHGEPGHALTGTTPLHAVDGRQPERPAYVYVSEVAHTLADGRPAVYGGGFYPRAVIRGALLPRTGARLAVEDAPPGNIDYYRLLAAPAAGSARAGDTVVLAFRTQMFVTRSRVAVVAGLSGGSARLVGQYDALGRAYGKGPGRHDGRGPSSSRATS, encoded by the coding sequence ATGTTCCTGGACACGGTGCTCCGGCGCAATCCGGCCCTCGTCGAGGCGGCCGCCGCCCTGCACGGCTCGGGGGCGATCCCGCCCGACACGTACGTGCTGGACCTCGACGCCGTCGAGGCCAACGCGGCCGTGCTGGCCGCCGGGGCGCGGCGGCACGGGCTGGCCCTGTGGTGCGTGACCAAGCAGTTCGGGCGCAACCCGGAGCTGATCCGGGCGGTCGCCCGGCACCTGCCGGCCTTCGCGGCCATCGACCCGGCGGAGGCCCGGGCGCTGCGGGCCGCCGGGGTACGGGCCGGGAACCTGGGGCACCTCGTGCAGATCCCCCGCCGGGCGCTGCCGGAGCTGCTGGCCTGGCGTCCGGAGGCGGTGACGGTGTTCGACCTCGACAACGCGCGGGCCGTCTCCGACGCGGCGCGCGCGCTGGGCTTCGTACAGGACGTGCTGGTGCGTCTGGAGGCGGCCGAGGGGACCGGGTTCCCCGGGCAGGAGGGCGGCGTGGCGCCGGAGGGGTTGGAGGAGTGCGCCGGGAGGCTGGAGCGGCTGCCCGGGATCCGGATCGCGGGAGTGACCGCCTTCCCGTGCGTGGTGTGTGACACCGCGTCCGGGGTGCCCCGGCCGACCGCCAACCTGGCGCGGGCGGTCGCGGCGCGCGGGGCGCTGGCCGCGCGCGGGCACGCCGGGCTGAAGCTGAGCGCGCCGGGCGCCACGTCGGTGGCGGCGCTGCCGCTGCTCGCGGCGAACGGGGCCACCCACGGGGAGCCGGGGCACGCCCTGACGGGGACGACGCCGCTGCACGCGGTGGACGGCCGGCAGCCGGAGCGGCCCGCGTACGTGTACGTGTCCGAGGTCGCGCACACGCTGGCCGACGGCCGGCCGGCGGTGTACGGGGGCGGCTTCTACCCGCGCGCGGTGATCCGGGGCGCGCTGCTGCCGCGTACCGGCGCACGCCTGGCGGTCGAGGACGCGCCGCCCGGCAACATCGACTACTACCGCCTGCTGGCGGCCCCCGCGGCGGGATCGGCGCGGGCCGGGGACACGGTGGTGCTCGCCTTCCGGACCCAGATGTTCGTCACCCGCAGCCGGGTCGCGGTCGTCGCCGGGCTGTCCGGCGGGTCCGCGCGGCTGGTGGGCCAGTACGACGCGCTCGGCCGGGCGTACGGGAAGGGCCCCGGCCGTCACGACGGCCGGGGCCCTTCCTCCTCACGCGCTACTTCATGA
- a CDS encoding aminotransferase class V-fold PLP-dependent enzyme produces the protein MPVTRLPETFPLATIPLADAVARQFRLLECTAAHFEGSQLFEADSGVVPGLGRPRTTARVEAVLAAFLGAEDAALVQGAGTGAIRAALGAAVSAGEPLLIHRAPVYRSTAVTLRGLGVRCVEADFNRPADLKEALAGGRFRFAYVQHTRQRLGDSYDPGEVLAACAAAGVRTVVDDNYAVLRVPACGVELGADASCFSLFKLHGPEGVGVVAGARDLVGRVRADNYSGGGQVQGHQALDALRALTHVPVMWALQSQVATEVAARLAAGEVPGVAEVRIANAQDRCLLVRLERPVARVLPAVAARFGAASYPVGCDSRYEIAPLFYRLSGSALTDSPGLADRTVRINPMRAGADLVVGILRRSLAELGEGR, from the coding sequence GTGCCGGTGACGCGGCTTCCCGAGACGTTTCCGCTGGCCACGATTCCGCTCGCGGACGCCGTGGCCCGCCAGTTCCGGCTGCTGGAGTGCACGGCGGCGCATTTCGAGGGGTCCCAGCTGTTCGAGGCGGACTCCGGGGTGGTGCCCGGGCTCGGGCGGCCCCGGACGACCGCCCGGGTCGAGGCCGTGCTCGCCGCGTTCCTCGGGGCCGAGGACGCCGCCCTGGTCCAGGGCGCGGGGACCGGGGCGATCCGGGCCGCGCTGGGGGCGGCGGTGAGCGCCGGGGAACCGCTGCTGATCCACCGGGCGCCGGTGTACCGGAGCACCGCCGTCACCCTGCGCGGGCTGGGCGTGCGGTGCGTGGAGGCCGACTTCAACCGGCCCGCCGACCTCAAGGAGGCGCTGGCGGGCGGCCGGTTCCGGTTCGCCTACGTGCAGCACACCCGGCAGCGGCTCGGCGACTCCTACGATCCGGGCGAGGTGCTCGCCGCCTGCGCGGCCGCCGGGGTGCGGACGGTCGTGGACGACAACTACGCCGTGCTGCGGGTCCCAGCGTGCGGGGTGGAGCTGGGCGCCGACGCCTCCTGCTTCTCGCTGTTCAAGCTGCACGGGCCCGAGGGGGTCGGGGTGGTCGCCGGGGCCCGCGACCTGGTCGGGCGGGTCCGGGCCGACAACTACTCGGGCGGCGGGCAGGTCCAGGGGCATCAGGCGCTGGACGCCCTTCGCGCGCTCACGCACGTCCCGGTCATGTGGGCGCTCCAGTCGCAGGTGGCGACGGAGGTCGCCGCCCGGCTGGCGGCCGGGGAGGTGCCGGGGGTGGCCGAGGTCCGGATCGCGAACGCGCAGGACCGCTGCCTGCTGGTGCGGCTGGAGCGGCCGGTGGCGCGGGTGCTGCCCGCCGTCGCGGCCCGGTTCGGGGCGGCGTCGTATCCGGTGGGGTGCGATTCCCGGTACGAGATCGCCCCGCTCTTCTACCGGCTGTCGGGGTCGGCGCTGACGGACTCCCCCGGGCTCGCGGACCGGACGGTGCGGATCAACCCGATGCGGGCCGGGGCGGATCTGGTCGTCGGCATCCTGCGCCGCTCGCTGGCGGAGCTGGGCGAAGGCCGCTGA
- a CDS encoding phosphotriesterase has translation MTAVAVPPLRTVLGPLAATAVRGPALAHEHLVLDLRRPDDGAAALDPAADGPAVTGELAALRAEFGLSLVVELTCRGMGRDAGALARISADSGVAVVAGTGWYHEGFHPAEIGGASVAELAGTLIGEIEGGIGATGIRPGVIGEVGSHGDRPSEPEARSLRAAARAATATGLSVATHAGMGRGGRAQLELLTGAGLAPHRICVGHQDLLDDPAAHRELAAAGAYVAFDTVGKEAYQSDTVRLRLLLALLEAGHADRALLSCDVSRRGYLVARGGQGYGHLFRAFLPRLRAAGVGEDLIDLMTRRNVLRFLTGADAGAGAEAGARAGAEADADPVPVPVPVPVPVEEECR, from the coding sequence GTGACGGCCGTCGCCGTGCCCCCGCTGCGGACCGTGCTGGGACCGCTGGCCGCCACGGCCGTACGGGGGCCCGCGCTGGCCCACGAGCACCTCGTACTCGATCTGCGCCGGCCGGACGACGGGGCCGCGGCCCTGGACCCGGCTGCCGACGGGCCCGCCGTCACCGGGGAGCTCGCCGCCCTGCGCGCGGAGTTCGGGCTCTCCCTGGTGGTGGAGCTGACCTGCCGGGGCATGGGCCGCGACGCCGGGGCACTGGCCCGGATCTCGGCGGACTCCGGGGTGGCGGTGGTGGCCGGCACGGGCTGGTACCACGAGGGGTTCCACCCGGCGGAGATCGGGGGCGCGAGCGTGGCGGAGCTGGCCGGGACCCTGATCGGCGAGATCGAGGGCGGAATCGGCGCCACCGGCATCCGCCCGGGGGTCATCGGCGAGGTCGGCAGCCACGGGGACCGGCCCAGCGAGCCCGAGGCGCGCTCGCTGCGGGCGGCCGCGCGGGCCGCGACGGCGACCGGGCTGTCCGTCGCCACGCACGCCGGGATGGGACGGGGCGGGCGGGCCCAGCTGGAGCTGCTGACCGGGGCGGGGCTGGCTCCGCACCGGATCTGCGTGGGGCACCAGGACCTGCTGGACGACCCGGCCGCGCACCGGGAGCTGGCGGCGGCCGGGGCGTACGTCGCGTTCGACACCGTCGGGAAGGAGGCCTACCAGAGCGACACCGTACGGCTGCGGCTGCTGCTGGCGCTGCTGGAGGCCGGGCACGCCGACCGGGCGCTGCTGAGCTGCGACGTCTCCCGGCGCGGGTACCTGGTGGCGCGGGGCGGCCAGGGGTACGGGCACCTGTTCCGCGCGTTCCTGCCCCGACTGCGGGCGGCGGGGGTCGGCGAGGACCTGATCGACCTGATGACCCGGCGCAACGTGCTCCGGTTCCTGACCGGCGCCGACGCCGGAGCCGGGGCCGAGGCCGGGGCCAGAGCCGGGGCCGAGGCCGACGCCGATCCCGTGCCCGTGCCCGTTCCCGTTCCCGTTCCCGTGGAGGAGGAGTGCCGGTGA